The Cytophagales bacterium genome includes a window with the following:
- a CDS encoding type II toxin-antitoxin system VapC family toxin, with amino-acid sequence MGERFLLDTSAVIKYLNETLTDKGDLFMDMIVDDESIISVISRIELLSWNPDDPNDLKVYETFIEGSEIKNITEEIILKTIKIRKQTKVKLADAIIAATAIVYDLTLIADNDRDFKKVKDLKYINPNKITKEFIKHIIKQKKPNQKKG; translated from the coding sequence ATGGGAGAGAGATTTTTATTAGATACCTCAGCAGTAATAAAGTATTTGAATGAAACCCTTACTGATAAAGGTGATTTATTTATGGATATGATTGTAGATGATGAAAGTATCATTTCTGTTATTTCCAGAATTGAATTATTGAGTTGGAACCCTGATGATCCAAACGATTTAAAAGTTTATGAAACATTTATTGAAGGCTCTGAAATTAAAAATATCACAGAAGAAATAATATTAAAAACCATTAAAATTCGTAAACAAACCAAAGTAAAATTAGCAGACGCAATTATTGCAGCAACTGCAATTGTATATGATTTAACGTTAATTGCAGATAATGATAGAGATTTTAAAAAAGTGAAGGATTTAAAATATATAAATCCTAATAAGATCACTAAAGAGTTTATTAAACATATTATAAAACAAAAAAAGCCCAACCAAAAAAAAGGCTGA
- the rpiB gene encoding ribose 5-phosphate isomerase B encodes MDKIKIAIGGDHAGFTYIKELKEMLSQKGYEVKDFGPVDESPVDYPDHIHPLANAVENKEFNYGISICGSGNGVAMTANKHKGIRAALCWNKELTALARLHNDANILCLPARFVSIEEAKEMVEVFLDNEFEGGRHERRVGKI; translated from the coding sequence ATGGACAAAATCAAAATAGCAATAGGCGGTGACCATGCAGGCTTTACTTATATAAAAGAATTAAAAGAGATGCTGTCACAAAAAGGCTATGAAGTAAAGGACTTTGGCCCTGTTGATGAAAGCCCGGTTGATTATCCAGATCATATCCATCCGCTTGCCAATGCAGTTGAAAACAAAGAATTTAATTATGGTATTTCAATATGCGGGAGCGGAAATGGTGTAGCTATGACAGCAAACAAGCATAAAGGAATAAGAGCTGCATTATGCTGGAATAAAGAACTAACAGCCCTGGCACGCCTGCACAATGACGCCAACATCTTATGCCTTCCTGCACGTTTTGTTAGTATTGAAGAAGCAAAAGAAATGGTGGAAGTATTTCTGGATAACGAATTTGAAGGGGGGAGGCATGAGAGAAGGGTCGGTAAAATATAA
- a CDS encoding DUF433 domain-containing protein, protein MKQNAINIDPGILGGTPVFRGTRVPIQCLFDYIEGEEGLYEFLDGFPSVTKEQAIEVLNIAARFVTSPKYINENITR, encoded by the coding sequence ATGAAACAAAATGCAATAAATATTGACCCCGGAATTCTTGGCGGAACACCGGTATTTCGTGGTACCAGAGTTCCAATTCAATGTCTATTTGATTATATAGAAGGTGAAGAAGGTCTCTATGAATTTCTGGATGGATTTCCATCAGTTACAAAAGAACAAGCAATTGAAGTTTTAAATATTGCTGCAAGATTTGTTACGTCACCTAAATATATAAATGAAAATATTACTAGATGA
- the tatC gene encoding twin-arginine translocase subunit TatC — protein MSFLDHLEELRWHILRSFIAILALAIIVFLAKNIVFHHIILAPSRPDFITYRFLCKISEILHSSVLCITELPFTIQSRKMTGQFTMHISSSIVIGFICAFPYVFWEIWHFVKPALYTKERTIARGAVFFVSLLFLSGILFGYYVVSPLSINFLANYQLDPSIINEFDITSYVTTVSMLVLTCGIMFQLPIMVYFLSKAGIVTPATMRKYRRHALIGTLIVSAIITPPDVISQLLIAMPLFLLYEVSIYISKLVVKKEMPEMK, from the coding sequence ATGTCATTCCTTGACCACCTTGAAGAATTGAGGTGGCATATTTTACGTTCTTTTATTGCAATTCTTGCTCTTGCTATCATTGTTTTTTTAGCCAAAAATATCGTTTTTCATCATATCATTCTTGCCCCTTCAAGGCCGGATTTTATTACGTATCGTTTTCTATGTAAAATTTCGGAAATACTTCATTCTTCCGTATTGTGCATAACCGAATTGCCTTTTACGATCCAGAGCCGCAAAATGACCGGGCAATTTACCATGCACATTTCATCATCAATTGTAATTGGATTTATATGTGCATTTCCCTACGTTTTCTGGGAAATATGGCACTTTGTTAAACCAGCGCTCTACACAAAAGAAAGAACGATCGCAAGAGGGGCGGTATTTTTTGTAAGCCTGTTATTTTTATCAGGCATTCTGTTCGGGTATTATGTTGTATCACCGTTATCCATTAATTTTTTGGCAAACTATCAGCTTGATCCGAGTATCATCAATGAGTTTGATATTACTTCATACGTCACAACAGTATCCATGCTGGTACTAACATGCGGTATCATGTTCCAACTGCCAATCATGGTTTATTTTTTGTCAAAAGCAGGGATTGTAACACCTGCTACCATGCGAAAATACCGCAGGCATGCCCTGATCGGCACGCTGATCGTCTCTGCAATAATCACTCCGCCCGATGTGATAAGCCAGCTTTTAATAGCAATGCCTTTGTTTTTATTATATGAAGTTAGTATTTATATATCTAAATTAGTAGTGAAGAAAGAAATGCCTGAAATGAAATAA
- a CDS encoding serine hydroxymethyltransferase, protein MKKDTQIFDIIAKEKQRQLRGLELIASENFVSEQVLQAMGSVLTNKYAEGLPSKRYYGGCECVDESEQLAIDRTKELFGAAWVNVQPHSGAQANMAVFMAVLKPGDKFMGLDLSHGGHLTHGSPVNFSGKLYHQISYGVGEKTGTIDYDKVEEIALVEKPKFIITGASAYARDWDYKRFREIADMTGALLMADIAHPAGIIAKGLLNDPLPYCHFITTTTHKTLRGPRGGMIMMGEDFENPFGLKTPKGKIRMMSSLLDSAVFPGTQGGPLEHVIAAKAVGLYEALSDEYKKYVEQVQNNASVMAKAFIEKGYHVISGGTDNHLMLIDLRNKNLTGKIAENALIKADITVNKNMVPFDDQSPFVTSGMRIGTSAITTRGLKEDDMLKIVDLIDTVLRDHEDDSKIGAIRKEVNGWMGNFPLFQ, encoded by the coding sequence ATGAAAAAAGACACCCAAATTTTTGATATCATCGCTAAAGAAAAACAGCGCCAGCTTCGCGGCCTTGAACTTATTGCGTCTGAAAATTTTGTCTCAGAGCAGGTATTGCAAGCAATGGGCAGTGTATTAACAAACAAATATGCCGAAGGCCTTCCCTCAAAAAGGTACTATGGCGGCTGTGAATGTGTGGATGAATCGGAACAATTAGCAATAGACAGGACAAAAGAGCTGTTTGGCGCTGCCTGGGTAAATGTGCAGCCGCATTCCGGGGCGCAGGCAAACATGGCGGTTTTTATGGCTGTGCTGAAACCGGGAGATAAATTTATGGGGCTTGACCTTTCCCATGGAGGTCATTTAACGCACGGGTCACCTGTAAATTTCTCGGGTAAGCTTTATCATCAGATTTCGTATGGAGTTGGTGAAAAGACCGGTACCATTGATTACGATAAAGTAGAAGAGATCGCTTTAGTAGAAAAACCCAAATTCATCATCACCGGTGCATCTGCTTATGCCCGCGATTGGGACTATAAACGTTTTCGTGAGATTGCTGACATGACCGGTGCATTGTTAATGGCAGATATTGCCCATCCGGCTGGCATCATCGCAAAAGGCCTTTTAAACGATCCCCTACCCTATTGTCATTTTATAACCACCACCACCCATAAAACGTTGAGAGGCCCGAGGGGCGGTATGATCATGATGGGTGAAGATTTTGAAAATCCCTTTGGACTCAAAACGCCTAAAGGAAAAATACGTATGATGTCATCATTGCTTGATTCGGCTGTATTCCCGGGTACACAAGGCGGCCCGCTTGAGCATGTGATCGCGGCAAAAGCTGTTGGACTGTATGAAGCATTATCGGATGAATATAAAAAATACGTTGAGCAGGTTCAGAACAATGCCAGCGTAATGGCAAAAGCCTTTATAGAAAAAGGCTACCATGTAATTTCCGGAGGTACTGACAATCACTTAATGCTTATTGACCTTCGCAATAAGAATCTTACTGGAAAAATAGCAGAAAACGCCTTAATAAAAGCAGATATCACTGTGAATAAAAACATGGTTCCTTTTGATGATCAATCTCCTTTTGTTACTTCCGGTATGCGAATTGGTACCTCAGCAATTACAACAAGAGGCCTGAAAGAAGATGATATGCTGAAAATTGTTGATCTTATAGATACCGTACTGAGGGATCATGAGGATGACTCTAAAATTGGAGCTATAAGAAAGGAAGTGAATGGATGGATGGGGAATTTTCCATTGTTTCAATAA
- a CDS encoding nucleotidyltransferase domain-containing protein, producing MISPKYIKTITEKIIEVIQPEKIILFGSYAYGKSKEGSDLDLLVVVKDSNEPRFKRARRIRKHLWGLISTPKDILVYTEKEVKEWSNVPQAFITSIVSKGKLLYERNVIP from the coding sequence ATGATTAGCCCAAAATATATTAAAACTATAACTGAAAAAATAATTGAAGTAATTCAACCTGAAAAAATTATTCTATTTGGTTCCTATGCTTACGGAAAATCAAAAGAAGGGAGTGATCTGGATTTATTAGTAGTAGTGAAAGATAGTAATGAACCCCGTTTCAAAAGAGCAAGAAGAATAAGGAAACACCTATGGGGTCTTATATCTACACCTAAAGATATTTTAGTCTATACGGAAAAGGAAGTTAAGGAGTGGAGTAACGTACCACAGGCTTTTATTACCAGTATTGTTTCAAAAGGAAAACTTCTATATGAAAGAAATGTCATTCCTTGA
- a CDS encoding ATP-binding cassette domain-containing protein — protein MGRLFLANCQLPTFIKTNKKLSQVLEIKNVSKNYGNIRALDGVSFNVEKGNVYGILGPNGSGKTTLLGIILNIINANQGTYSWFGKPPSKYSRKKIGALLETANFYPYLSAYQNLKVTATIKGVPYSDIDRVLQIVGLADRKNSKFKGFSFGMQQRLAMASILLGNPEVLVLDEPTNGLDPQGIAEIRNLIIKVANEGKTIIIASHILDEIEKVCTHVGILKTGRIMVSGAMGEIVKKQSLETKFLEITS, from the coding sequence ATTGGGCGTCTCTTCCTTGCCAACTGCCAATTGCCTACTTTTATCAAAACCAATAAAAAGTTGTCACAAGTACTTGAAATAAAGAATGTTTCAAAAAATTATGGGAATATCCGGGCATTGGATGGTGTTTCCTTTAATGTAGAGAAGGGCAATGTGTATGGTATACTTGGCCCGAACGGAAGCGGAAAAACCACATTGCTTGGGATAATTTTAAACATCATTAACGCTAACCAAGGTACCTATAGCTGGTTTGGGAAGCCTCCTTCAAAGTATAGCAGAAAGAAGATCGGAGCGCTATTAGAAACTGCAAACTTCTATCCATACTTATCAGCTTACCAGAATTTAAAGGTCACAGCCACCATTAAAGGTGTCCCTTATAGCGATATTGACAGGGTATTACAAATTGTTGGTCTTGCTGATAGAAAAAATTCAAAGTTCAAAGGATTTTCTTTCGGAATGCAGCAGCGATTGGCTATGGCTTCGATATTGCTCGGGAACCCTGAAGTGCTGGTACTTGATGAACCTACCAACGGATTGGACCCGCAAGGAATTGCAGAGATAAGGAACCTGATCATAAAAGTTGCCAACGAAGGTAAAACGATTATCATTGCCAGTCATATTTTAGACGAGATAGAAAAAGTTTGTACACACGTAGGGATATTAAAAACCGGCAGGATTATGGTTTCAGGCGCAATGGGTGAAATAGTTAAAAAGCAAAGTTTAGAAACCAAGTTTTTAGAAATAACATCTTAA